The genomic region CCAAATTTTTTTGCGTATTCAAGCCGTTTTTCATTAATATCGACAGCTATAATTTTGCTTGCGCCGGTTGCCCTTAAAAGACTTATATGAAGCAGTCCGGAAAGACCGCTGCCGAAAACTATCGCCGTATCGGCGGGTTTAACGCCGGCAAGCCTCTGTCCCCTTACGACGCACGCAAGGGGTTCCGTAAAAGTTCCTTCTTCGAAACTGACGGAATCCGGCAGAAGATATATGCCGTTTTTAACGTTTATCTCAGGAAGCCTTAAATACTCGGAAAATCCGCCCGGGTCAAAGTTTGTAGCCCTTAAGGTTTCGCAGACCGTTTGGTGTCCGCTAAGACAATATTTGCAAGTATTACAGGGGACATGATGCGCGGCGCAAATTCTATCGCCCTTTTTATATTTTTTGACTTTTTTTCCGACTTCCGCTATAACGCCGGTTACCTCGTGTCCCAAGACAAGCGGAACTTTATCTCTTCTATACCATTCTATAACGTCGCTGCCGCATATACCGCTCGCCTCGACTTTCATAAGAACTTCGTCGTCGTTTATTTTAGGAATATCTTTTTCTATAATCCTTATATCTTTATTGCTGTAATAAAGAGCACATTTCATAATTTTACCCGTTTTGTTTTATTTTTATTATTTTATTTATTTTTGTTATTTTAAATTTAATCCGTTGTCTTTTCAGCATTTAAGCTGCCGTTTGGCTTAACGGACGAAGAAGAAGGCGATTTCTGCCCTTCTTCTATAGCAAGTACGACGTCTCTTTTTCTTAAAATACCTTTATATATTCCTTCTTTGTCTATTACAATAAGTTCGTCGGTATTTTTCCTGAAAAAATTATGCACGGCTATATCCAAAGTATCGGTCAATCTGATTCTCGGCAAATTAGTCGTATCCATTAAATCTTTTGCGGTTCTTGAATCATCGGGCGACGTCATCATTAAATTTTTTACGGTATCGTATTTAACTATGCCGACGATTTTGCCTTCTTTATCTATAACCGGATGCATATAAAAATTTGAATAAAAAAATATTTTAATCATCTCGTACAGCGGCATATCGGGGTCTAAAGGCTTAGCGGCTGCGGTATCTCCGCTTTCCATAACGTCGCTTACGGAATATCTCTGCAGAGGCTTAATTAAATAATCTTTCATATGCGCAGGAGAATCCATTCTGTTTTTTTTCTGGCTTCTATATATGCTTCTTTTTCCGCTGACTATAAAAGTTATAGCCGAAACAAGCATTAACGGAGGAAGAAGACCGTAACTTCCGGTCATTTCCGAAACCATTAGCAAAGACGAGATGGGAGTCTTTGCGGCTCCGGCAAAAAAACCTCCCATGCCTATAAGGACAAAAGGCGCAATATCCGAAGAAAGTATTAAATGAGGAAACAATATATGAAAAATCATTCCGGCGGCTCCGCCGAAAGCACCGCCAATTACCAAAGACGGCGCATAAACGCCGGCTGAGCCTCCCGAACTTATAGTAAAGGACGTTGCCACTATCTTTAAAAATCCTAAAAGAATTAAAGTTATTATAGCTAGTTTTCCAAGCACCGCAAGCTGCAGCCATCCGTAACCTACACCCATAATTTCCGGAAAAAAATAAGCTATGACTCCTACTACGGCACCGCCTATCATAGGCTTAAAATGAGGTTTTATTTTTATCTTTTTAAAAACATCGTGAATGAAATAAAAAAAACGTACGTAAAACTGCCCCGCAAAAGCCAAAAAAATACCAAGCACAGCATAAAAGAATAATGTAATAGGCCTTGTATAAGTAAACATAGGCGTCCTGACGACCGGATTAAAACCTGCATAAAAATATGCGTAAATGGAATATCCGACGATAGCCGCGATAATAGAAAGCATTAGCGCCCCGCCCTCGAAATCCATTTCGGAATACAGAACTTCTACTCCAAACATCGCTCCTGCAAGCGGAGACTTAAAAATAGCTCCTATGCCTGCTCCTATGCCTGCGACCAGCATCGTCCGCCTGTCCGGCACGGGCAAACCCAAATATGTCGCTAATACCGAGCCGAATCCTGCGCCAATCTGAGCAACGGGACCTTCCCTGCCGCCTGAACCGCCGGAACCTAAAGTAACCGAGGAAGCGAGAGTTTTTATTATCGGAACCCTTCCTCTTATATATCCGTCTTTATTGTGAAAAGCATCTATTGCGGCATCCGTTCCGTGTCCTTCCGCCTCAGGCGCAAAAGTATAGACTAAAATGCCTGATATTAAACCGCCGAGCATAATTATTAAAGGTATAACCCAGCGTATAGGATGATTATCGACGGGCGCTCCGGTCTGCCCCATAAGCTCGGGCCTTGGAGAATAGTAATGCGCCATGCTTACTTGAAAAACGAACCTAAAAAACCTTATAAGAGCATTAAAAACTATTGCTCCTATGCCTGCAATAATGCCTATTAAAACTCCGAAAAAAATCCATCTAGAAAAATAAAATATTGAGTTGTCCTGAAATCTTATAATTTTTCTTTTAAGATTAGTTCTTAATCTTATTAAAGAACTTTTTATGGAAGACATGTTTAATTTTATTCCTAAATTATTGCGATATGCTTATGCTTATTGAATAAATTTTTTACTTTTAGGCAGTACTTGAATTTTTTTTAGAAAATGGCAGCCCCAACGGGATTCGAACCCGTGTTACTGCCGTGAGAGGGCAACGTCCTAACCGCTAGACTATGGGGCCTTATAAAAAATTAAAAAGGTTTATTATTTTTATTATACTAAATTTGCCGAAATTTTAAAATTTTAAAAGTTTAAAAGTTTAAAAGTTTAAAGACGTTGCGTAAAATTAATATGACGCCTCTTCTTATTTTATTTTTTAATATAACCTCTAAGATATATAAACATTAAAACTATATTTAAAGCAGTAAGTCCTGTTAAACCGGAATGAATTCCTATAGCGACCCATATTACCGAAGCAAAAGCGTTTATAACGAAACCCGATTTTTTATGCGAGCTTAACTGCCAAACTCCTGCCAAAGTCAAAGCAAAAGCACACCAGTCCGCTATACTCCAAAATTCTATGGCGGTTAAACTTATATGCATTAATCATCCGTATATTTTTTTGGAAGATTTATCGTTCCAAGCGGAATGGTATTTGCCGACTGAATAATCTGCATATTTTCCGCCGCCGGTATTTTTTTTGCCTACTTTATCATTATGCACATTATTATAACACGTTATAAAACAGCCGTCGTTCATAATATGGTCTTTTTCTAACGCCTGATTAGTTCCTGAACATCCAGTAAGCAGTAGTCCTGCAAATAACCCCAGAATGCAAGTAAGCAAAACAGCCTTAATAATTTTTCTTAATTTCATATTTTTTACCTTTTTTATATTACATTAATTTTTAAAAATTTTATTTATTAATTATTAATTAAAACTGTTAAAATATTTTATTTTCATTTATTATTTTCAAAATATAATTGCCGTAACCGCTTTTTATATATTTTTTAGACAGATTTATAAGTTCATCTTCGGAAATATAATTCATTTTGTACGCTATTTCCTCTATACATCCGATTTTAAGCCCCTGCCTTTTCTCCATCATTTCGATAAATTTTGAAGCGTCGAGCAGGCTTTCCGGCGTTCCCGTGTCAAGCCATGCATAACCTCTGCCAAGCGTCACTGCGTTTAATTTGCCGCGCTCTAAGTATTTATTGTTTACGTCGGTTATCTCAAGCTCTCCTCTATCCGACGGTTTTAAAGAGCCTGCAATATTAACAACTTCATTGTCGTAAAAATAAACTCCTGTAACGGCATAGTTGGATTTTGGATTTTTCGGTTTTTCTTCTATAGACAGAACTTTTCCGTCGCCGCCGATTTCTATAACACCGTATCTCTGAGGGTCTTCGACGTAATATGTAAAAATTACTCCTCCGCCTTTTTGCTTTATTATATTTTTTGCATAATTAAACTTTTCGGGAATGCCGTGTCCGTAAAAAATATTGTCGCCGAGAATTAAACAAACGTCTTCGTCGCCAATAAATTCCTTGCCTATTATAAAGGCTTCCGCAAGTCCGCCGGGGGAAGGCTGCTCCTTATAGGCTATATTAAGCCCTAAGCCCTTACCATCTCCAAATATAGTCCTGAATTTTTCTAAATCCGCCGGAGTCGTTATTATCAAGATATCTCTTATTCCCGCTAGCATAAGACTCGACAAGGGATAATATATCATAGGCTTATCGTAAACTGGTAAAAGTTGTTTACAGACGCTAAGAGTTATAGGATAAAGCCTCGTTCCGCTTCCGCCGGCAAGAATAATGCCTTTCATGATTATTTTTTAACCTTATTTATTATATTTTTATATTTATCGTTTTATATACGTTTTATATATTAGATATTTATTAAATCTTATAAATAATATAATATAATAGTTTAAAAAACAAGAGGGCTAAAACTACATTGCCTAATAAATTTAAAATAATAAAAGTAGATTCTTTATCTTACGGCGGGTGGGGAGTTGGAAGAGCCGATTCCAAAGTCGCCTTCGTCGCTTATGCAGTTCCGGGCGACACCTTAAAAATAGAGATATTAGAAGAGCATAAAAATTACGACTTCGCCGTAATAAATAAAATTATAAAACCGTCTCAAGAAAGGATAGAACCGGTATGCAAATATTTTGGGATTTGCGGCGGATGCGATTATCTATGCATATCTTATGATACCGAAATTTACTGGAAAACGGAAATTTTTAAAAAAGAATTTAAAAAAAATTTCGGCTCTAATTATTTCGAGCACGATATTCCTATAAAGTTTAACCCTGCAAAAGAAAATCTTAATTACAGGCAGAAAATAGGTTTAAAAATACACAATAAAGATATAGGATTTTATAAAAAATATTCGCACGATATAGTAAATATTGAGCAATGCCGCCTTGCAAAAGCCGGTTTAAACGAATTATTGAAAAAAGCAGGAGGCGTATTGCTAAGCGAAAAGTATTATCGGACCGTCACTAAAAACATTTCACTCTTAACTATTAGCGAAGCGGGATTTAAGAATATAATTCTACGCGTTAAAAATAACTTTAAATTACCGACGGAATTTATTAAAGATATATTTACCGGTACAAAATGCGACAATATTTTTCTGGAATCTCCCGATAAAAAAATCATTAAATACGCAACAAGAGATGCAGATAAAAACAATAATAAAAAATTTTTGACTATAAAAGATAAAAAATTTTTATACGATTTACCGTCATTTATCCAAATAAATAAAGAACAGAACGAAAACATAATAAACGCAATATCCGATTATATAGAAACAATAACGGAAAGAGCTGCAAAAAAATTTTCTAACGCACTTGATTTATACTGCGGTTTTGG from Candidatus Acidulodesulfobacterium acidiphilum harbors:
- the rfbA gene encoding glucose-1-phosphate thymidylyltransferase — encoded protein: MKGIILAGGSGTRLYPITLSVCKQLLPVYDKPMIYYPLSSLMLAGIRDILIITTPADLEKFRTIFGDGKGLGLNIAYKEQPSPGGLAEAFIIGKEFIGDEDVCLILGDNIFYGHGIPEKFNYAKNIIKQKGGGVIFTYYVEDPQRYGVIEIGGDGKVLSIEEKPKNPKSNYAVTGVYFYDNEVVNIAGSLKPSDRGELEITDVNNKYLERGKLNAVTLGRGYAWLDTGTPESLLDASKFIEMMEKRQGLKIGCIEEIAYKMNYISEDELINLSKKYIKSGYGNYILKIINENKIF
- a CDS encoding alcohol dehydrogenase; translation: MKVEASGICGSDVIEWYRRDKVPLVLGHEVTGVIAEVGKKVKKYKKGDRICAAHHVPCNTCKYCLSGHQTVCETLRATNFDPGGFSEYLRLPEINVKNGIYLLPDSVSFEEGTFTEPLACVVRGQRLAGVKPADTAIVFGSGLSGLLHISLLRATGASKIIAVDINEKRLEYAKKFG
- the rlmD gene encoding 23S rRNA (uracil(1939)-C(5))-methyltransferase RlmD, translating into MPNKFKIIKVDSLSYGGWGVGRADSKVAFVAYAVPGDTLKIEILEEHKNYDFAVINKIIKPSQERIEPVCKYFGICGGCDYLCISYDTEIYWKTEIFKKEFKKNFGSNYFEHDIPIKFNPAKENLNYRQKIGLKIHNKDIGFYKKYSHDIVNIEQCRLAKAGLNELLKKAGGVLLSEKYYRTVTKNISLLTISEAGFKNIILRVKNNFKLPTEFIKDIFTGTKCDNIFLESPDKKIIKYATRDADKNNNKKFLTIKDKKFLYDLPSFIQINKEQNENIINAISDYIETITERAAKKFSNALDLYCGFGNITLFLTSYAEKIIGVESGDFAVELGKKNAVLNNISNIKFVKSDVSKFLDKIEKDKKFDLIILDPPRSGIKSLTNKITDLNPLYIIYVSCDTMTFLRDLKQFAETGYEIEKIDIFDMFPRTYHLEQVAFLRKNRRP
- a CDS encoding chloride channel protein, with the translated sequence MSSIKSSLIRLRTNLKRKIIRFQDNSIFYFSRWIFFGVLIGIIAGIGAIVFNALIRFFRFVFQVSMAHYYSPRPELMGQTGAPVDNHPIRWVIPLIIMLGGLISGILVYTFAPEAEGHGTDAAIDAFHNKDGYIRGRVPIIKTLASSVTLGSGGSGGREGPVAQIGAGFGSVLATYLGLPVPDRRTMLVAGIGAGIGAIFKSPLAGAMFGVEVLYSEMDFEGGALMLSIIAAIVGYSIYAYFYAGFNPVVRTPMFTYTRPITLFFYAVLGIFLAFAGQFYVRFFYFIHDVFKKIKIKPHFKPMIGGAVVGVIAYFFPEIMGVGYGWLQLAVLGKLAIITLILLGFLKIVATSFTISSGGSAGVYAPSLVIGGAFGGAAGMIFHILFPHLILSSDIAPFVLIGMGGFFAGAAKTPISSLLMVSEMTGSYGLLPPLMLVSAITFIVSGKRSIYRSQKKNRMDSPAHMKDYLIKPLQRYSVSDVMESGDTAAAKPLDPDMPLYEMIKIFFYSNFYMHPVIDKEGKIVGIVKYDTVKNLMMTSPDDSRTAKDLMDTTNLPRIRLTDTLDIAVHNFFRKNTDELIVIDKEGIYKGILRKRDVVLAIEEGQKSPSSSSVKPNGSLNAEKTTD